The genomic DNA GAAGAGCAGCTTCCCCGAGACGGTCAGACGACCGAGGTACCAGTCCTCCGCGCCGGGATGGCCGTCCCTGACGCGATGCGTACCCGTCGCCGATCCGTCCGAAACCCACAGTTCCCGTCCCTGGCGCGCGTTTGTGGCGGCGAAGAACAGCTGCTGCCCGACGACCGTGAGATCCCGCGGATTGGAGCTGCCTGCGCCCGGGAAGATGTCCTTGAGTCGCACGGTCCCCGCCGCAGAGCCATCGCTCTTCCACAGTTCCTCTCCGCGTAGCCCATCGTTGGCAGAGAAATAGAGCTTGCTGCGAAAGACGCGGAGGCCGATGGGCCGGGAACTTGCCGGGCCAGGCCAGAGGTCCCTGACGCACGTCGTGCCGGCAGCGGTGCCGTCGCTCCGCCACAGTTCGTGGCCTCGGCTCGCATCCCTCGCCACGAAGTACAGGATGCCGCCCAGGGCGACCAGGCTCCTTGGATTGGACCCGCCCGCGCCCGGGGCGATGTCCCGCACCAGCGTCGTTCCCCCTGGCGTGCCGTCGGTCTTCCAGAGTTCCCGGCCGTGCACCCCATCGTCCGCGGTGAAGAAGACACTCCCGCCCACGTTCGTCATGTTCTGCGGCGAGGAGCTGCCGCTGCCGCGCCAGACGTCCTTCACGAGGACCGTGCCCGCGACCGTGCCGTCGCTCCGCCACAGTTCCCGGCCGCCGGAGCCGCGGTCCGCGCCGAAGTAGAGCATGCCGCCAACGTCCGTCAGCTCGTCGGGGTCGGAACCCGGCGTCAGCAGGTTGATGTCCCGCACCAGCATCGTTCCCTGCGTCGTGCCGTCGCTCTTCCAGAGCTCGTCGCCGTGGCCGAGATCGGCGCCCGCGAAGAACGCCGTGTTGTTGACGCACGCCAGTGCCTTGAAATTCTGCCTGTAGCCCAAAGCCGACCGGACGCTTTTGAGCCGGACCGTGCGGGCCACGCTTCCGTCGCTCCTCCAGAGCTCGCTTGGCGTCCCCGGCAGCCCGTGGACCGAGAAGAAGAGGGTGCCGCAGGAATCCGTGAGGCCCGAGGCGTCCTCCGTGGGATCCCCGGGTTTGAGAAGCGGCAGCGTGCCCGCACTCGTCCCGTCGCTCACCCACAGCTCCGAGGCGCCCCCGACGAAGAACAGCTTTCCCGACGAAGGCGTCAGCTCGTGCGGGGGCTGCGTGTCCGCCACCTTCGGAATCCGCGTGACCAGGCGGGTGCCTTCAATATATCCGTTTGTCTTCCACAGTTCGTAGCTCCGGGAAAAGAAGAAGAGCGTCCCCCCGACGACCGTCAGGTTCCTCGGGCCGAGATGCGGCAGGTTCCCGCCGAACGTGGTGAAGGGCGCCGTCCCCGCGGCGGTGCCGTCGCTCCGCCAGACTTCGTTCCCGCCTCCCGGGGCGCGGGTGACGAAATAGACCGCACCCTTGAACACGGTCAGCCATTGGAGCGCCGGAGGGAGCGGCCCCGACGACGGCGACCAGACCAGGGAGGTGCCGGCGGGCGTTCCGTCGCTGCGCCACAGTCCGAAGCCGGAGCCGTCATAGACAGTGAAAAAGAGAACGTCGTTGCAGACCCTCGGGTACGGCTGCACCCCTCCATTGGGGCCGGGCCAGGTATCCGCGACGAGCGTGGTCCCCGCCGCCGTGCCGTCCGTCGTCCACAGCTCTCGGCCGTGGACCCCGTCATCGGCGAGGAAAAAGATCCGGCCCTGTGCGATCGCGAAGCCCCCCGGACTGGAGCTCCGGGGACCCGGGAAGATGTCCGCGACCAAGACCGCGTTGCCGGGCGTGCCGTCGGTCTTCCACAGCTCCGCTCCATGCTCGGCGTCGCTCGCGACGAAGTAGAACGAGCCCTGATGTTCCCCGAGAACGTAGGACGAGCCCGGAGACGCGGGACCGAGGTCCGCCGGGAACGTGCCGTCACGGGTGCCGTCGCTGCTCCACAGCCGCCGGCCGTTCACGCCATCGTCGGCGGAGAACAAGAGTCGTCCCTGAAAGTCGATTCCGCCGTACGGATAGGAGTCCAGCGTCGTCGCATTGACGTCCCTGACGAGAAACGGCGCGCCAGTCGCCGCATGCGCGGCGCCCGGACAAAGCAGCGCGGACACCACGGCGACGACCAGAAGCGGGCGCATCGCGAAGCATTCTGGCGATGCCGGCGCCCCCCGTCAATGTCCGGCGACGAGTCCCTTCACGGTCCTCACGATCGCCGCGGCCGAGATGCCCTGATGCTCGAGCAGCTCCGCGGGCGTGCCGCTGCGCGGCATCTCGCGCACCGCGAGCGAGACCACCGGCGTGGGGCTGCCGCTGAGCGCCATGCGCACCGCCTCGCCGATGCCGCCTTCCGGGACGTGGTCCTCGACCGTCACGATGGCGCGCGTCTCGGATGCGGCCGCGGCGAGGGTCGCCTCGTCCAGCGGCTTGACGCTGTAGAGGTCGATCACGCGCACGGCGATGCCTTCGCGCCCCAGCGCCGCGTGCGCCGCCAGCGCCTCGTGCAGGGTGATGCCTGCGGCGACCAGCGTCACGGCATCAGACGGGCCGGCGC from bacterium includes the following:
- a CDS encoding ELWxxDGT repeat protein, whose product is MRPLLVVAVVSALLCPGAAHAATGAPFLVRDVNATTLDSYPYGGIDFQGRLLFSADDGVNGRRLWSSDGTRDGTFPADLGPASPGSSYVLGEHQGSFYFVASDAEHGAELWKTDGTPGNAVLVADIFPGPRSSSPGGFAIAQGRIFFLADDGVHGRELWTTDGTAAGTTLVADTWPGPNGGVQPYPRVCNDVLFFTVYDGSGFGLWRSDGTPAGTSLVWSPSSGPLPPALQWLTVFKGAVYFVTRAPGGGNEVWRSDGTAAGTAPFTTFGGNLPHLGPRNLTVVGGTLFFFSRSYELWKTNGYIEGTRLVTRIPKVADTQPPHELTPSSGKLFFVGGASELWVSDGTSAGTLPLLKPGDPTEDASGLTDSCGTLFFSVHGLPGTPSELWRSDGSVARTVRLKSVRSALGYRQNFKALACVNNTAFFAGADLGHGDELWKSDGTTQGTMLVRDINLLTPGSDPDELTDVGGMLYFGADRGSGGRELWRSDGTVAGTVLVKDVWRGSGSSSPQNMTNVGGSVFFTADDGVHGRELWKTDGTPGGTTLVRDIAPGAGGSNPRSLVALGGILYFVARDASRGHELWRSDGTAAGTTCVRDLWPGPASSRPIGLRVFRSKLYFSANDGLRGEELWKSDGSAAGTVRLKDIFPGAGSSNPRDLTVVGQQLFFAATNARQGRELWVSDGSATGTHRVRDGHPGAEDWYLGRLTVSGKLLFFDACDGTSARLWKSDGTWAGTTTVSDTLGNKFDVWQYADVAGTLYFVTGGASRDLWRTDGTPEGTVLVKGFPYSVFWPGPSSLKGAGGILFFVRGDAVNGSELWQSDGTTLGTHMVQDIRPGSGSALDLRPGGMAAVGSRLYFRADDGVHGRELWAVDADPAPAPPR